TGTCTATCAGGAACTGCTTGAGCGTTACGCTCCGCGTGTCGCGGCGTTTGATGCGAAGAGCGGCAGGACTTAATTTATTCTTGCTTGAGCGGTATCCTATTATCGCTTCAAAGGGCTGAATGGGCGGTTTTACCACAAATCCGATCTTCGTCGGTGCGGCTGCGGCCGCTCTGTCGTTATTGCTCACCTATGCAGTCCGCGAGGTCGCGATAAAACGCGGCATCGTTGCAAAGCCCAAAACTGACCGCTGGCACAAACGGCCCACCGCGATGCTCGGCGGCGTCGGCATCATGGCGGCGACGGTCATCGCGTACCTCGCTTTCGTGCCGAAAACAGAAGGCTCGCTCGTTGTAATGGGCGGTGCTGTACTGCTTTTCTTTGTCGGGCTGGTCGATGACCTCCTCAACATACGTCCGTATCAGAAACTGATCGGCCAGCTCGCCGGTGCGGGCATTCTGGTGCTTTCGGGCCTGACGCTGCCGCTTACCGGCAACGCTCTGATCGACATCTGGATCACCGTATTTTGGGTCATCGGCATCACCAACGCCATCAACCTGCTCGACAATATGGACGGCCTGGCCGCAGGCATCGCGGCGATCGCGGCGTTCTCGCTTTCGCTCAATTTCGCGTCGAACGGCCTGACGAACGAACTGTTATTAACGGCAGCATTGATCGGCGCATTGGTCGGTTTTCTCGTTTACAATTTCAATCCTGCGACCATCTTTATGGGCGATTGCGGCTCGATGTTCATCGGGTTTCTGCTGTCAGGTGCCGTGCTGCTCAATCAGGTCGGCGGTCGTTCGCGGGGCATCGTGCCTATCCTGGCGGTTCCGGTGCTGATCCTGCTGGTGCCGATCTTTGATACGACGTTCGTGACGGTGATACGAAAATTGTGGGGCAGAAAGGCATCGCAGGGCGGCCGCGATCACACTTCGCACCGTCTCGTCGCTCTCGGGCTGACCGAGCGAAACGCGGTGCTGATGCTTTACGCTTTCGCAGTGGCCGCCGGTGCTCTTGCTTTGTTCGTCGGCCAGATCGGCCGGTTGCGAGGCCTGGCGATGATAGGCGCGTTCAGCGTCGTTCTGGTCATCATCGGCGTATATCTCTCTCGCGTGAAGGTTTACGAAGGCGAGGACGAAGAAAGTGCGGTCAAGGACAAGGCCGTCTTCGCGTTCCTGCTCGATCTGACATACAAACGCCGCATATTCGAGGTCTTTCTCGACGCTTTCCTGATCATGCTGGCGTACTACTCGGCGTATGCCCTGGTCGTACGCAATTTGGAAGGTTCGACGGCATGGCCGCTTTTTCTGACGACGCTGCCGCTCGTTATCCTGCTAAAGCTGAGCGCGTTCCTGGTGATGGGAGTTTACCGCGGCGTATGGCGGTACACGGGCTTGAGCGATCTGGTGACGATCGGTAAGGGCGTGGTTCTCGGCTCGGTGCTCAGCGTGCTTGCCATACTCTTGCTGTATCGATTCTTCGGCTTTTCGCGAACGGTATTCATGCTTGACGCGATACTGCTGTTCGTCGCTGTCGCGGGCAGCCGCATCGGCTTTCGGCTGATCAGGCAGATCATTCCCATCCCTGCATCAGAGGACAGCAATCGTGTACTCATATTCGGTGCGGGCGACGGAGGCGAGATGGTGCTGCGCGAACTGAACAACAATCCGCAGTGGAAACTGGCGGCCGTCGGCTTTGTTGATGATGACCCGCGAAAGGTGAATAAAAAGATACACGGCCTGACGGTGTTTGACGGAGCGGCCTCGTTGACCGAACTTTGCCGCCGGGAAAAGGTGTCGGAACTGCTGATCTCCGCACGCAATATGACGCCCGAAAGGCTGCGCGAAATTCGCGATGCCTGTGACCTTGCCGAGGTCGCCGTGAAAAAGGCAGAGATGCGCATCGAGCCGCTCGAAAAGATCTGACCGAGCGTCTATTTATTGTATTGAAAGACCTCACGCTCAAAACCCGTAACGTATTTGGCCGCATACTTCTAGTCGCGGCAGTGATCGCCGCGTGTGCCGTCGCATATTTTGGGGTGCAATGGAATTTCGCCAGTGCCATCGCGTGGCGGCTCGACCCTGCGGCGCCCGAGGCGGCATTGCTGGCACCTTATTTGGTCGAGATATCGCCCCGCGACCCGACCGCGCATTTCTTCCTCGCTCAGTTTCACGAAAAGAGCTTTGAACCGGGCAGCGAGGAGCTTGCGATAGCGTCGTATCGCCGTGCCGTCGAACTGTCGCCGCAAAATTACGTTTACAGGCTCGCCCTGGCAAAGGCCCTGAGCTCCGCAGGCGAGGCCGATGCGGCCGCTGCTGAATATGAACGCACGATCGAACTCGCCCCGAATAATTCCAACGTTCAATGGGTCTATGGCAATTTCCTGATCAGGCAGGGACGCTCCGACGAGGGTTTTCGAATGATCTCCGCGGCGCTTTACGGAAACGACGGCTATGCCATGCCGGCGATCACGCTGGCGATGCAGATTTTCGAAGGCGACCTGTCCAAGCTGCGAAACGCCCTCGGCGGATCGGACAACCTCGAAATGGCCCTCGCGTACTATCTGGTCAACGACAAGCGTTATGACGATGCGATGGCGGCATGGCAAACGGTGGTCGACCGCGGGAAGACCGAAAAGACCGCGATGTTCAGCGAATCCTTGGCCGACAGATTCATCGGCGCGAGGCGTTTTGCTCCGGCAGCGGTGATATTGAATAACCTGAACGGAAAACCTGTCGCCGAGGCGGGCGCCGTCAACGATCCGGGTTTTGAAGCGGGCGTAAAGATGCGCGATGCGGGCACGTTCGAGTGGCAGATCGGCAAGGGTGCCGAGCCGCAGATCACGCTGACGGAAAGCGGCGTCCGCAGCGGCCGATACAGCCTGCTGATCATTTTCAATTCGTTCGCGACGGCCGATTTCCGCGAGGTCTCGCAGATCGTCCTCGCTGAACCGAATATGGTATACGAGTTCGAGGCCTGGTATCGGTCCGATCTGAAAACCGACGCGAAATATTATTGGGAAGTGACCGACGCTACGGCGGGAGCGTTGCTTGCCCGCACGGCCGCACTTGCCCCGTCCGCGGAATGGGCGCCGGCAAAAGCGTCGTTCAAGCTGCCCGCGGGCGGCGACGCCGTCATACTGAGGTTCGTTCGCGACGGCTGTGTCGGCCCGACGTGCCCGACCGCAGGCAGGATCGCTTTTGACGACATTACTTTGAGGAAGCTCTAGAATGGCCGAAAAGATCGCAAAAATGCGCCGACGCGAAAGCCGCCCATTGTATGACGGCGAATACTCGCGCATGAATACGGCGGTCTTTCTGCTGCTGCTGTTCATTCCGGCGGCAGCGACGATACTTTTCGGCGGCGTGGACAACAACACATGGGCTCTGATCCAGATCCTTTGGGTTGTCATAGTTGCGCTTTGGGCAGCTGAGGCGTGGAGAACCGATCGGCTTTCGCTGCCGAATTTGCCGCTCGTATTGCCCATACTCGGCCTTGCGGCGGTCGGCTTCATTCAGCTTTTGCCTATCGCGGGCATCGCCTCGCAAGAGCCGATAAATACTCGCCTGCTCGCTCTCAAACTGCTGATATTCGCAACGTTCCTCGCAGCGTCTTTCGCGTTCATCGACACTGACAAACGAATAAAACGCGTCGCCATGTTCGTTGTCATTTTCGGCTCGCTGCTGGCATTTTTCGGTATTCTGCAGCGGCTCGCCAATCCCGACGGCATTTACGGCCTCCGCGAAACGCCGCAGGCGATACCGTTCGGCCCCTTCGTCAATCAGCACCATTTCGCATCGTTCATGCAGATGACGGGCGGCGTTGCGCTAGGGCTGGTTTTCGGCAGGACGCTGTCGCGAAACACCATGCTCCTGATCGCGACCGGCGCCGTGCTGATGGGCACAGCGGTCGCCATGACAAGTTCCCGCGGCGGTATGCTGGGCTTTGCTGCGATGCTCGTTGTTGTTGCGTTCCTGAGTCTGGGCCGGCAAAAGCGAACATCGGAGGACGCAGGCATTTTCACCAAGCTGCGAATGAACGCCGGCATCGTGATCGGCGCGGCCGCAATAATTCTGCTGATCTTAGGAACGGTCCTGTTCGTGGGCGGCGACGAATCGCTCCTCCGCGGCGTCGGCGCGGCCCGGCCCGGCATGGACATTTCGACGGGCCGTTTTCACTTTTGGCCGATCGCGATACAGATCTTCCTCGCCAATCCGATACTCGGTGCGGGCCTGGACGCTTTTGGCGTTGCCTTCACGCGGTACGACACTTGGAACGGAGCTCTCCGCGTCGAACAGGCTCACAATGAATACCTGCAAATGCTTGCAGACGCCGGCGTCGTCGGCTTTCTGCTGCTTGCGGCGTTCATTTTGATGTTCTTCAGAAAGGCGTCAGCGGTGATCGCGTCGGCACACGGTTCGCGGCGTGCGATCGCGGCGGGGGCGTTCGCGGGGTGTTTCGGGATCTTGATACACAGCTTTTTTGATTTTCCGCTGCGTACGTTCTCAAATGGGTTTTTCTTTCTGCTGCTGGTCGTTCTCGCTACGCAAATGACTGACGAGAAGGAAGCTACTCGATCTTGACCTTCAGCTTCTTGCGGCCGCACGGCAGCCGAAATTCTATCTCAAAATCGCCGGTCCTTATTCCCGATGTCGAGACCACGAAAGCCGCCTTGTCCTTCAGCGTGGACGGCGTCATCCACCGCGACACCGCCAGGTCTTCAGGTGCCTGCGAAACAGCGTCCGCGTCGGACACATCGCGGTGATCTTCGGTTCGCAGCGTGATCATCGCGGACCGGCGTCCGCGTTTTAGCACGATATCTTCCTCGTCCAACATCACCTTGCACGGCTCGACGTTCACCGCTGCGGGAACGTCATCAGGCGTCTTGGCATCGGGCGTGGGCGTAGGCTCAGCTGTTGGCGACGGTTCCGGTGTCGGCGATGTCTCCGGTGTCGGTGTCGCGTCGGGCTCAGGCTCGGGCCGCTTTTCTTCGTCTTTTTCAGGACTCTTTTCGGGTTCAGGAGATGCGGCCGGCTCAGGTTCTTCCGTCGGCGTCTCTGCGGGTGTCGGTGTCGCAGCTGGAACGGCGGCCGCAACTTGCGGCGACGGGTCGGGGCCGATCAATTCGTCGAGCCCTTCCAGGCTGCCTTTGATGCGTGAGTAAAGAGCGGCGATGGTCTTGTAGCGAAACGCGTTCGCACCTGCGCTCTTGTAGCTTTTCACATACGTGTCGAGTGCCTCGTCATCCTTGCCCGCGACGGCCAAGGCGGTGCCCAGCCGCCACATGCTCTGACGCCACCACGCGCTGTCCGCCGGAAGCACGCCGACCGCACGACGCAGCCGCAGTACTGCCTCGTCCTTGTTCTCAAGCTCCAGATTTCCCCAGCCTATCAAGTCCTCGACGCGGCCGCGGAGTATGGCCGACAGCGTCGCACGCGGCACATCCGGCGTATTCAGGAACTCGCCCCGCTGCAGAACTGCCCGCCGCGGTTCGTAAAGCTCGCTTGCCAAAATGGCGGCCCAAGCGTCCGGAACATTTAGAGCGGCGTCCAACGACGAGACGGCCTCGCGTGCAAATTCGGTCGCCTTGGCAGCCGCCCGCCGGCGTTCGAGCATCTGTGACGCGGCAAATATTTTGCGGTGCGAACGCATCGCATCCGATCCTGCGGTGAAAGCCGCTGCGGCATCAGCTAGCGAATCGTCGGAAGCCGTTTCGTCATTCAAACTGTTGTTGAATTTGAGCAATGCCGTCAGCAGCGCAGCGTTCTCTTTCGAATCCGCCGCCGCCGGCGTGAATATGCTCGCACGGCGTTCGGGGCCGACCAGCTCCGTAAAGCTGCGGTCCGTCTGCGATATTCGTCCGCCCAGCCGCGTCCTCAGCAGCCCGTCCTCGATGGTGAACGCGGTGGCGAGTTCTTCGGCGGCCTCGCGGTAAAAGCCCGCGGCGGCTCGTGCAGATGCGATCTCGTAAACCAGCGTCGGAAAATTGCCGAACCGCCGTGCTGCCAGGAGTGTGCGTTCCGCTTCGACCGGCTTGCCCTGCATCATCAATGCCCGGCCCAATGCGATATGCGACCAGATGAAACGCGGTTCTGCCGCAATGGCACGCCGTGCCATCTGCTCGGCCTTTTCGGCATCGCCGCGGGCCGCATAAATATACGCCGCGTTGCCCATCAGGATGACATTTCCGGGCGTCTTGGCAAGCAGTTCATTTAGCGCCGTCTCAGCTTCGGCGGCCTTGCCTGCTTCCATTAATGCAAGGACCAGCCCCGTTTCGGCACCGACATTCTCGGGTTCATCCTTCAGTATCGAACGGTATATCTCAGCTGCCTCGTCCGCCTTGCCGAGCGAGCGTTTCGCCTCAGCCAGCCCTCGACGCGCCGCTGCCGACCGCGGATCTCTTTCGACAGCCATTTCAAATGCCGCCGCCGATTCTTCCAACAGAAAATCCATACGGTTTGCCAGGCCCAGCAGCTGGTAACCGGCGGCCGATGCATCGTCGCGTGCGATGACCTCGAGCGCAAGGCGTTTCGTCTCGCCGCCGTTCTCGATGGTCATATAAAATTCGGCCAGACGCAGCAGCCGCGGCGCGCTGCTCTTGACGCGTGCTTCGATCGCCGCCGCCAGTTCCAACGCGGCCTTTTGCTCGCCTCGAAAGAAAAGCTCCTGCGGCAGCGGTGCAAAACCTTCGTTGAACAGGTTGTCGGGAATGGGTTCCGGTGCGGCGGCTACCGCCTTCTTATACAGTTCAAGAGCGGCCGCATTGCTGCGTTCCGAAAGCCGCACATTGCCCGCACCTATATACAGCTCGGCAAGCGTTTTCTGTGCTTCCGGCAGCTTCTCCGACCTCGGGAACTTTGCGGCGAACTTCTCGACCGCCTCGATCCGCTCGAAAGTATCCTCGATCTCAAGCGTCTTTTCCCACTCGGCGTTCTCGTCGACACGCGGCGTCGGCCTGGGCGTTGGTTTGGGTGTGGGCTTCGCGGCCGGCCTCGCGGCTTGCGGGGTCGGCTTTGGGGTCGGTCGCGGCGTGGGACGCTGAGCAAAACCGGCGGCCGCCGTGATCAGAATTATGACGGGAATGAGGGCTTTCATTACTGTTGTTGATTCTATCGTTTGAAAATAATAATGCGAAATTGCCTTTTGCCCCGCCGTTACATATCCTCGCCATATGCTCGAGCTCGACGCGAAATGGTCAGCGATGATCGCCGAGGCAGAACAGCGTGCCGCCGACACCGACCGCCATCTGGTGGCGGAGTACCTGCGGCTGAAAGCACGCAACGACGCCATTCGCGGCGAGGCGGCATCATGGCTTTTCGCGTCGTTCATCGAAGCCGCCGCCGAAGCACAACGCCGCATTTCGGCCATCACTATCGAACGCGATGACCCGCACCGTTTCGCCCTCGGCAATTCGTCGATGTCGGGCGCCTTGCTGCAGATACGGCTTGGAGTAAGATGTCTGTCGGTCGAGGCAGGTTGGGTACGAACACCGTCGGACGGCGTCATGTTCGGCAAGGCATTCGCCGCCGCACGCATCCGTCATTTCGGCTTTCCGAAACACGGCGACACACTGCATCTGCTTTATCGCGGCGA
This sequence is a window from Acidobacteriota bacterium. Protein-coding genes within it:
- a CDS encoding glycosyl transferase; the protein is MGGFTTNPIFVGAAAAALSLLLTYAVREVAIKRGIVAKPKTDRWHKRPTAMLGGVGIMAATVIAYLAFVPKTEGSLVVMGGAVLLFFVGLVDDLLNIRPYQKLIGQLAGAGILVLSGLTLPLTGNALIDIWITVFWVIGITNAINLLDNMDGLAAGIAAIAAFSLSLNFASNGLTNELLLTAALIGALVGFLVYNFNPATIFMGDCGSMFIGFLLSGAVLLNQVGGRSRGIVPILAVPVLILLVPIFDTTFVTVIRKLWGRKASQGGRDHTSHRLVALGLTERNAVLMLYAFAVAAGALALFVGQIGRLRGLAMIGAFSVVLVIIGVYLSRVKVYEGEDEESAVKDKAVFAFLLDLTYKRRIFEVFLDAFLIMLAYYSAYALVVRNLEGSTAWPLFLTTLPLVILLKLSAFLVMGVYRGVWRYTGLSDLVTIGKGVVLGSVLSVLAILLLYRFFGFSRTVFMLDAILLFVAVAGSRIGFRLIRQIIPIPASEDSNRVLIFGAGDGGEMVLRELNNNPQWKLAAVGFVDDDPRKVNKKIHGLTVFDGAASLTELCRREKVSELLISARNMTPERLREIRDACDLAEVAVKKAEMRIEPLEKI
- a CDS encoding tetratricopeptide repeat protein is translated as MKDLTLKTRNVFGRILLVAAVIAACAVAYFGVQWNFASAIAWRLDPAAPEAALLAPYLVEISPRDPTAHFFLAQFHEKSFEPGSEELAIASYRRAVELSPQNYVYRLALAKALSSAGEADAAAAEYERTIELAPNNSNVQWVYGNFLIRQGRSDEGFRMISAALYGNDGYAMPAITLAMQIFEGDLSKLRNALGGSDNLEMALAYYLVNDKRYDDAMAAWQTVVDRGKTEKTAMFSESLADRFIGARRFAPAAVILNNLNGKPVAEAGAVNDPGFEAGVKMRDAGTFEWQIGKGAEPQITLTESGVRSGRYSLLIIFNSFATADFREVSQIVLAEPNMVYEFEAWYRSDLKTDAKYYWEVTDATAGALLARTAALAPSAEWAPAKASFKLPAGGDAVILRFVRDGCVGPTCPTAGRIAFDDITLRKL
- a CDS encoding O-antigen ligase family protein, which codes for MAEKIAKMRRRESRPLYDGEYSRMNTAVFLLLLFIPAAATILFGGVDNNTWALIQILWVVIVALWAAEAWRTDRLSLPNLPLVLPILGLAAVGFIQLLPIAGIASQEPINTRLLALKLLIFATFLAASFAFIDTDKRIKRVAMFVVIFGSLLAFFGILQRLANPDGIYGLRETPQAIPFGPFVNQHHFASFMQMTGGVALGLVFGRTLSRNTMLLIATGAVLMGTAVAMTSSRGGMLGFAAMLVVVAFLSLGRQKRTSEDAGIFTKLRMNAGIVIGAAAIILLILGTVLFVGGDESLLRGVGAARPGMDISTGRFHFWPIAIQIFLANPILGAGLDAFGVAFTRYDTWNGALRVEQAHNEYLQMLADAGVVGFLLLAAFILMFFRKASAVIASAHGSRRAIAAGAFAGCFGILIHSFFDFPLRTFSNGFFFLLLVVLATQMTDEKEATRS
- a CDS encoding tetratricopeptide repeat protein encodes the protein MKALIPVIILITAAAGFAQRPTPRPTPKPTPQAARPAAKPTPKPTPRPTPRVDENAEWEKTLEIEDTFERIEAVEKFAAKFPRSEKLPEAQKTLAELYIGAGNVRLSERSNAAALELYKKAVAAAPEPIPDNLFNEGFAPLPQELFFRGEQKAALELAAAIEARVKSSAPRLLRLAEFYMTIENGGETKRLALEVIARDDASAAGYQLLGLANRMDFLLEESAAAFEMAVERDPRSAAARRGLAEAKRSLGKADEAAEIYRSILKDEPENVGAETGLVLALMEAGKAAEAETALNELLAKTPGNVILMGNAAYIYAARGDAEKAEQMARRAIAAEPRFIWSHIALGRALMMQGKPVEAERTLLAARRFGNFPTLVYEIASARAAAGFYREAAEELATAFTIEDGLLRTRLGGRISQTDRSFTELVGPERRASIFTPAAADSKENAALLTALLKFNNSLNDETASDDSLADAAAAFTAGSDAMRSHRKIFAASQMLERRRAAAKATEFAREAVSSLDAALNVPDAWAAILASELYEPRRAVLQRGEFLNTPDVPRATLSAILRGRVEDLIGWGNLELENKDEAVLRLRRAVGVLPADSAWWRQSMWRLGTALAVAGKDDEALDTYVKSYKSAGANAFRYKTIAALYSRIKGSLEGLDELIGPDPSPQVAAAVPAATPTPAETPTEEPEPAASPEPEKSPEKDEEKRPEPEPDATPTPETSPTPEPSPTAEPTPTPDAKTPDDVPAAVNVEPCKVMLDEEDIVLKRGRRSAMITLRTEDHRDVSDADAVSQAPEDLAVSRWMTPSTLKDKAAFVVSTSGIRTGDFEIEFRLPCGRKKLKVKIE